One window of the Microplitis demolitor isolate Queensland-Clemson2020A chromosome 10, iyMicDemo2.1a, whole genome shotgun sequence genome contains the following:
- the LOC128668820 gene encoding GATA zinc finger domain-containing protein 14-like, giving the protein MYPDLEAPWRREIQRMQDQGEELPPMQSLVLNSINSQTEEDNCFIREYTSYDAIIPRIWLNVFTMGYIVNSISRDLNTIHENHQGQRYHQPIITIGTTSTYLIIDDENRYWWFRIQTDNNNNNNNNNKNNNNNNNNNNNNNNNNNNNNNNNNNNNNNNNNNNNNNNNNNNNNNNNNNNNNNNNNNNNNNNNNNNNNNNNNNNNNNNNNNNNNNNNNNNNNNNNNNNNNNNNNNNNNNNNNNNNNNNNNNNNNNNNNNNNNNNNNNNNNNNNNNNNNNNNNNNNNNNNNNNNNNNNNNNNNNNNNNNNNNNNNNNNNNNNNNNNNNNNNNNNNNNNNNNNNNNNNNNNNNNNNNNNNNNNNNNNNNNNNNNNNNNNNNNNNNNNNNNNNNNNNNNNNNNNNNNNNNNNNNNNNNNNNNNNNNNNNNNNNNNNNNNNNNNNNNNNNNNNNNNNNNNNNNNNNNNNNNNNNNNNNNNNNNNNNNNNNNNN; this is encoded by the exons ATGTATCCTGACCTTGAAGCACCATGGAGAAGGGAAATTCAACGAATGCAGGACCAAGGTGAAGAGTTACCACCGATGCAGTCCTTGGTACTTAATAGTATCAATAGCCAAACAGAAGAAGATAATTGCTTCATAAGAGAATATACCTCTTATGATGCAATTATACCAAGAATTTGGTTAAATGTATTTACAATGGGTTACATAGTAAATAGTATATCTAGAGATTTAAATACAATTCATGAAAATCACCAAGGTCAACGTTACCATCAACCCATTATAACTATTGGAACCACATCCACATACCtaattattgatgatgaaAACCGGTACTGGTGGTTCAGAATTCAAACTGAT aacaacaacaacaacaacaacaacaacaaaaacaacaacaacaacaacaacaacaacaacaacaacaacaacaacaacaacaacaacaacaacaacaacaacaacaacaacaacaacaacaacaacaacaacaacaacaacaacaacaacaacaacaacaacaacaacaacaacaacaacaacaacaacaacaacaacaacaacaacaacaacaacaacaacaacaacaac aacaacaacaacaacaacaacaacaacaacaacaacaacaacaacaacaacaacaacaacaacaacaacaacaacaacaacaacaacaacaacaacaacaacaacaacaacaacaacaacaacaacaacaacaacaacaacaacaacaacaacaacaacaacaacaacaacaacaacaacaacaacaacaacaacaacaacaacaacaacaacaacaacaacaacaacaacaacaacaacaacaacaacaacaacaacaacaacaacaacaacaacaacaacaacaacaac aacaacaacaacaacaacaacaacaacaacaacaacaacaacaacaacaacaacaacaacaacaacaacaacaacaacaacaacaacaacaacaacaacaacaacaacaacaacaacaacaacaacaacaacaacaacaacaacaacaacaacaacaacaacaacaacaacaacaacaacaacaacaacaacaacaacaacaacaacaacaacaacaacaacaacaacaacaacaacaacaacaacaacaacaacaacaacaacaacaacaacaacaacaacaacaacaacaacaacaacaacaacaacaacaacaacaacaacaacaacaacaacaacaacaacaacaacaacaacaacaacaacaacaacaacaacaacaacaacaacaacaacaacaacaacaacaacaacaacaacaacaacaacaacaacaacaacaacaacaacaacaacaacaacaacaacaacaacaacaacaacaacaacaacaacaacaacaacaacaacaacaacaacaacaacaacaacaacaacaacaacaacaacaacaacaacaacaacaacaacaacaacaacaacaac
- the LOC128668821 gene encoding uncharacterized protein LOC128668821, translated as MAAEILNIQRQIIFDESIAHYEAHAHLPYASSTFNNSDEIRIAVQHQDLCLLPSKSTLHVYGKFTKSDGTAVSATTHMVNMTVCHMFEEIRYELNGVEIDRNKNVGITSLMKGYTSLSPAQQNTLENSGWIMDEAVNKLHNDNGYFDVSIPLSLLLGFAEDYHKVVINAKHELILIRSNADLNAYVVATPAAGAHAEAVKIMLQKIEWIVPYVTMADKQKIEALNYITSDPAISISFRAWELYEYPLLPNTSKHIWAVKTSTQLEKPRFVILEFQTARKNDATKNASVFDHCNIRDIKLFLNSQSYPYGNLNLNIENNQYALLYDMYINFQISYYNKEPEPLLTKKKFLEQAPLYVIDCSKQNESIKSGPVDIRLEFESTNQFPAQTSAYCLIIHDRIVEYNPISSIVRKLI; from the coding sequence ATGGCAGCagaaatcttaaatattcaacgacaaatcatttttgatgagTCGATTGCACACTATGAAGCACATGCTCATCTCCCgtatgcttcatcaacattcAACAACAGCGATGAAATAAGAATTGCTGTTCAACATCAAGATTTATGTCTACTTCCAAGTAAAAGTACACTGCATGTGTACGGAAAATTCACAAAGTCTGATGGTACAGCTGTAAGTGCAACTACTCACATGGTAAATATGACAGTATGTCATATGTTTGAAGAAATACGCTACGAGCTCAATGGTGTTGAGATTGATCGTAACAAAAATGTTGGCATCACAAGTCTCATGAAAGGATACACGTCACTGAGTCCAGCTCAACAAAATACACTCGAGAACTCAGGCTGGATTATGGATGAAGCTGTTAACAAATTACACAATGACAATGGCTACTTTGATGTATCTATACCACTGAGTCTTTTGCTAGGATTTGCTGAAGATTACCataaagttgtcatcaatGCAAAGcatgaattgattttaataagatCAAATGCTGATTTGAATGCCTACGTTGTGGCTACACCTGCTGCTGGAGCTCATGCTGAAGCTGTTAAAATTATGctgcaaaaaatcgagtgGATTGTACCATATGTGACTATggctgataaacaaaaaattgaagctttgaattatattacaaGTGATCCAgctatctcaatcagtttccgAGCTTGGGAGCTGTACGAGTATCCACTATTACCTAATACTTCGAAGCACATTTGGGCAGTTAAAACATCTACGCAGCTTGAGAAACCACGTTTTGTGATACTTGAATTTCAAacagcaagaaaaaatgatgcaACTAAAAACGCCAGCGTATTTGATCACTGCAACAtcagagatataaaattatttttaaactctcagAGTTATCCTTATGGGAATTTAAACCTCAACATTGAAAACAATCAATATGCTCTGTTGtatgatatgtatataaatttccaaatttcataCTACAACAAAGAACCTGAGCCACTGTTGacgaagaagaaatttttggaacaagCACCACTGTATGTTATCGATTGCTCGAAACAAAACGAATCAATAAAATCTGGACCAGTGGATATTCGCCTGGAATTTGAATCTACAAATCAATTTCCTGCGCAGACATCAGCTTATTGTCTCATTATACATGATCGCATAGTCGAGTATAATCCTATAAGCAGCATCGTACGAAAACTAATATGA